The DNA window gcccgtcgagaattcggccagtcgcaagacgaggatgactgctctccggaacccaaagggaacagccattgcatcgagaagggggatggagaaaatcatctacaatctccaagtcctctctttttgaaacctcggcatttgatactgtacttatgtttttttttgttatgccaacgaggtttcggtgaaacttttttattggcctgacgtttcgacaaactcgtctttttcaaaggcctgaaaatggttcgaggtctctgataccatgcatatcccaccaaactcctcctctctcctcgccaacccccgatattgttccaagtacaccacgcaagaccttaaaaggaaaacaactgaccagtttcaccgactagcggggttggtacaccaccgcgttcttaaagatgtcaccaaggcgaatgagatctacgcactgtgcagtatcttaagtactggtgtctggataacgttaggGAGCTGCATGTGGGGCagtcttatagctcacagagtgttacgaacggtaagaagtcattggtaattgataagcactcatttttgttattcatagacggattcctgacggaaatccagaacgcttccaaagccttcctagcagatatttctttttcgtgcgctaatatcgtacactttatttcaaactcgtttccatcatgcttatcatttttgtggcgccctaatggtgtcatcgaactccctcgccttttaccagccaaatattccttgatacgcacgcatccttccagtttctccaatataaatggcgttgcacgttaggcattctatttggtaaataactccgattctcatgcaatcaccggccttaccgaatggacaaacaacgcaacattctgacccgcattgcctatcgtagaatctattgcgaactaactgtcgcttgctgatgctgtcgttcggtatgttcaccaacacaatatcatcttgcagctgtgctcgcaaaagagtccggtgtatagcagcagttaaggaggccgagacgaaggggatgcacaaaggaattctaccttcacgtgggatcctcaATATATTGTTCGTAGGTCGAGattgggtgttagatttcaatctcgagtacccgtttgaactagctatgcttATGGCTAGttttgaataacaaaaatgagtgcttatcaattaccaatgacttcttaccgttcgtaacactctgtgagctataagattgccccacatgcagctccttaacgttatccagacaccagtgcttaaggatactgcacagtgcgtagatctcattcgccttggtgacaatatTTAAGAACGTGGTGGtgtaccaaccccgctagtcggtgaaactggtcagttgttttccttttaaggtcttgcgtggtgtacttggaacaatatcgggggttggcgaggagagaagaggaacttggtgggatatgcatggtatcagagacctcgaaccattttcacgcctttgaaaaagacgagtttgtcgaaacgccAGGCCAATAaagaagtttcacctaaacctcgttggcataacaaaaaaaaacataaaatcatctacggcttctactctgatctcttcgacagccatgtccgcttacctcctcaccatctgagggaagatggacaagtcattccagaggttctcccgtccgaagtacgacatgctatcatgtcagtaagaaatcgtacggcacccggtcccgacagaataagaccagaacacctgaagagccttccgccggtactcatcaacaccctggcgaggctctttacacgttatctgtcggaatgcaaggttcctaaacagtggaagatcagcaagaccgtgttgttgtataaaaagggagatccacatgacatcggcaactatcgtccaatctgcctactgtccgtcatctacaaggtctttacaagagtaatccttaataggaatgaaaaagtcttggatgaaggacagccatgtaagcaagcagggtttcgagaaggattcagcacgactgaccacattcacaccgtttcgaaactcatcgaggtatcacgagagtacaagatgccgctctgtctcaccttcatcgacttgaaaaaggccttcgactcagttgagacggaagcggtcgtggaagccttggacaaccaaggcgtccctactcagtacataaaggtacttcgagagttgtacagtaacttcacgaccggaatttcgccattctacaagaacatcatcattgacgtgaagaggggggtccgacagggtgatacaatttcacccaaaatattcacagccaccctcgagaacgcaatgcgaaagttggaatgggacgacataggagtgaaggttgatggtcggcagctacaccatttgcgctttgctgatgacattgtactgataacacctagcattaGCCAaccggaacgaatgctgaccgaattcgacgaaacatgtggatgcatcggtcttcagctgaatctacaacgatgttcatgcggaacggatgggtctcggatgccccattcacgctcaacggaacgaacatatccgaatgcaccagctacgtttatctaggtcgggaactaaacatgatgaacgacctgacccccgagctgggcaggaggagacgagcggcttggggagcgtacaagagcatcgaggatgtagtgaagaagaccaggaacacccggctccgtgctcacctcttcaacaccaccgtacttcctgctttgacctatgcttcggaaacctgggcatttcgcaagcaggaagaaaacgcagtgagcgtcattgaacgcgcaattgagagagtgatgctaggagtatcccgttccACGCAAGTgaaggacgggattcgaagttctctcctacgtcagcgatcgaagataagagacgccgccgcgtttgccaaggaaagtaaaataaggtgggccagacacgtgatgcgctttaatgacaaccgttggaccagagccgtgagcaactgggttccccgcgatattaagcgcactacaggaagaccgccgacccaatggtcagatttcttcacgaagtccttcaaagaaaaatatgatgctcttcgtgtcccacgcgaaaggaggaaccactgggctactctggcacgcgatcgggacaaatggaagaattactggcgcccgctcgaccagttcgaagatcaacgggagtcaaggtgatcaaggtgatcgaCAGATCAGGGCTTAGACTACCAATTTAGCCCGAGCCGGAAGGAGCACGTTGGGATACTGAGCGAATGTGACACGTGACCTTGGACAAGAGGGTTCACCAACTTTCGTGATCGTCAAACGACCAATCACCACAATCTAGGGAAGCCCAAACCAGCTAGAAGATGCGGAAGTCAATAAGAGGAGAGTATCCTTGTTAGTGAACGAGCCTTAGAGGCTTAGCACTTAAAGGTGTGAATGAGAAATGTGCGATAACCAACTTAGAGGTGTCATTGGCGGTAGGCAACCTGTGAACAGTTCACACGCTGTGCAAATGGCACCAGACATCTGAGGGTTGCGTAATAGAATCAGAGGACATCAGGGGTTATATATCAACATTCAAACTCTAGAATATGGTAATTTCCAGTCAGACATCCTAGCTAATGATGTCTGAAGTGCAGAACGTACTTCGCGGTAATTCTCATAATCATAGATGAGGAGACAGGACTCCTTATGAGACTTCACTTGTGCAAGGAAATTTGGCTGAATTTTTGCTGGTGAGAGATTGAGAATTCCAAGCATTTGAAATGTAAATATTCCACAGTTTGGAAGGTGAAAGGATAATCGACATATTCAATACACAAAATGAGGGTTAGTGAAGTTTTTGCGCAGCTTGGGGCCTCAAACAACTACGTGtaaccttcttctttttggaaGTTTGATTAGCATCCATAGGATATCGGACCGCCTGTAGATTCCTTTccctttctatatttttcagCCTAAACTTGTTTTCTTAGGTAACAGGTTCTAATGATGATGTTTCAAGCTATGAGTTTCTTGTCAATTCCCGCCATGTATTTCTGTTAAGATAAGTAGGCGTATCATGTATCTATGTATCTATCCAAATGTGGTGATGTCAATCTACAGTGGTCCATTCCTTGTAGACTCagactttcttttctggagcaaaaattacaattgaCGAGAGATCTTATAGCATGTTAGCCTAACAGCTACAGTTTATGTTACAAATCAACGTTTAAGGGGAAAAAACCAAATGGAGATGCTCCTGTACAGACAATGGTCCCTTGATAATTTAGCAGTAGTCTTCTACGCTCTCTATTTTGTAGAAACTACGAGAGCGCCGGTgctttaagggcatcaccccaggaatctggggtggtgcgagtttcaggtgagttatgcttACACGGggtggtagattatggggagtagcgtgattccgtccatttcttcctaattgtagtaaaaaaacggctagaaagatacgacttcgagcgttccggcgcactattttctacaacaagttcgtttggagcgcgccagccttgtgcacgcgccgcaacttgcgggccgtttttactgcaattaggaagaaatggacagaatcaccctcttctccataatctacgaccccgtataggaactctccacctgaaacccacgccacaccagattcgtggggtgatgcctttaaatgttaAAGCCAGCGTATCTCAAAATTGACGGTGTGCAGAAGCCTCAGAGAAACCGTAGATTTCGGACTGTAGATCATGGAAACGAGCGTGGTCCCAATTTCGTCTCTCCTAATAATCGTAAAGAACGCCGTCTTCCAAGGCGTGGTTCTTCTCTACGAATCAGTTACAACGCGCAATCCATGTGTTCGCGGGAGTGGGCGAAAACTAATGAATTCTCCTCGACAACCTTTtcttgttaaaggcagcatttcACGAATCCTACGTGGTGAGAGAACCCGcgggaaagctagagatggggttgcagATTGCGAGATCAGCGGTGGTTCCGCTTACCTCTCTACAATCGTCCTAAaagacggcgtgggaaccgttttagctcctacgaggaacgttagaacgctcctctatgtatacgtcctggtcccctcagcaacctattcattattttcacttgaagaggcagtcgaggagaactccgTGGCTTCCTACCGCTGCGCacctggatgcggcgcgtgtgcaaTGGTGGTTGtagctgaaatcgtcgtgaaaaacggtgcCTTTTTCAcgcgattagggagagatgagcggaacgaACACTGATCACGTGTCACTTTCTAACGTACTTCTTAGAAATAAACGCTGTTCCCATCACGTTTTTACGACAAGTAGAGGAGGTGGAGCAGGCCCACATTGCTTTTCGTAACCCAAACTCTACGATTACCTTGAAGTTTCCATACTTCGTTAATTTCGCAACACACCGCCTTTAACATCTTCCTTCATTACTGTAATACGCCAACATTTAAATCTGAAGTACAAAAACATTCAATTTTCACTCCACAAACATTACAAAATTTTAGGTGCATGTTCTGTACTTTCGGATGTGATCTTTGTTTTTGGAGCGACTAAAACAGACGAACAAAAGGAAGACACGCCACTCGATGAGGAAAACGTTGTGCAAGTCGGTATTCATATCATTATCAGTAGATATTGGTAGATCCAATGTCTTTGTCGTCTTAATTAAGAATCGACTTGGAATTGCCTGTTATTTGCACATGGTCGCCTCTTGCTTCTTTGTCATGGGTCTACTGACCGCAATTGCATCTTCTTACTTATTGATATCGTCAGGAAAAGGGAGAGAAGGTTGCTGCCAGACTAAAAAGGACTACTTACAACAGCACCGGTAAGGTGTGGTTATTTCAACTTTGGACAAGGCAAGACGTTCTGTTATGGATCGTCTACTGTTAAGGTGGAATCACGAGTCTCGCACTGTATTCGCATGCAGTCGCAAATCATGTCGGCCTATAGTGGTGATTGAAGATGACAGTGTCTAATAACGCACACATCTCTATGTgttttcatattcataataCCCTCTTGATTTGTTGCCCTTTTATATCTCATTGAGCCATTCTACACGCGCTATAAGGGTGCTTTCACTTCGTTGCTGTGTAGGTAGGATAGAGCTTTGTTCATTTGTTGGTATTTTTGATTGAGTATTTGTAGCGAACAGATGAGTCACTTTAGGTTGTGAATTCCCTCAGACCGCCTCAGTCGACGTTGTCTTCATGTCGGTAAACCGCATACAACAGATACATAATTTGAAGATGGCATTAATTTAACTGCGATTGGCCAGCAGAAGGAActaggaaaatttcaaagtgaaTATTACTTTGACTTGATAATGTCGCCGGGACTTATTGGGTTCCGTGCTTACGCAGCTATACGTAATCACGATAATGAGGTGATGGTGAATGAGTTTGACCAAGACGTTATGCAACTGGAAATTGCCGAAGCTGAATCAGGAGACAAGAACGTGGCTGTTGATGCGCATTAGGGCTACCCAGCACAATATATGTGCCTGACTGCACATCGATTTTTATACCAAAGTATTTCATGCATTATCTAAATTACGGATGTATTCCTCTTACGATCAAATAAGAAAACTGCactaaaattttctggaagcatGAGAACTACCAGCATTTTTTATTCTGGCGGAATTTGCCGCAGTTATTGCCTTTTGCACACATACCTAAGATGTTCTAAAATTGACTCTCTAGATGGTCGAGCTGGCGCCGGTGCCCAGTTCAACCGTTCATGTCGCGTTCAAAAATTCCTCACTAGTTGTTCGAAAGATTGCtcctcttttttaaatcatgCGGAGTCAATCAATCAGCATCTGTTTACTTAGTGTTATAGCAACGTCGCTTGAGCGGACTGAGAAGAATAACTATGTACATCAACACGACCAGAGCGTATTTTGTAAATTAGTAACTTATATTCTCAAGTAATTGCGGTCCCAGTGTTCTGGATACTTGATACTGTCAAAGGTGACACATTCGCCCGATCAattattgttttgaaaatgtatgtAAATAGAAAGTCGTTGATCTTATAGGAATCCGAATTGtacagaaacattttttgaataaacatttttcattttttattataatgcTTATGCTTTCATTTCGCTTTAATCCTAGCGCCTCAGAATACTCAAAGACTTCATGCGACAGCTGTCGGAAACtagatggaaaagaaatgaatggcgACTCTTTGCAGGACCACTACAATCTGAGTGAAGCTTTCTTCTTAAACTGTTTGGAAGTAACTAGCCTTTTTTAATTGCATAAGAAATACCCAGCCAAAATAAGTGGTCCCATATAAAGGAATGTCATGTTTGCTAGTGTTCTATCTGCTTAGCCGAGTTGATAAGGATGATTTTTATTCTCTAAATGATAGTCACAAGCAGTTTTTGCTagctcatttaaaaaaaaacacatcaatGCGAGCAACCGACGGTTTTATTAGGaatgataaaagataaaaataacgtaTATAGAGCCTTTTGAATCAACTAGCTGGATTGTGagacagaaaaattaaaaaattaaaaaatgtttaccGTACCGTCCGTTACCAACTGATCCAGAAACAGCACCAGAGGGAACACGTTTTGAATATATGCAAGCTCGGTCTACCGAGAACATTGGGAAAGCCGCGTCCGTGtaaaatttctatgaaaattctattgtttttttattaactCAGGTGTACAGGTATTGTTTTACTCACATGAACCTGCACGTATTTTGTGTACGTACGTGGTGGTACGTATTCTTAATACGTTTGGAAATTCACTAAAATTAGAAGTAACAACTAGATTAGTGCAACTTATTTTACCCATTATTAACTATTAATATGCCCCagaataaatttgtttttccttcgtATATTTGAAAGCGTAAGTTGCTTTGGGTATTGCCAATACCCAAAGCAAAGTATTTTACGTTTTTTGTTACTTCTAATTCTTTTCTACGAAATTTTACTTTACTCCATAATCCCTTTTGTTTAAATAGCATTATCGGCTCGTTTCATTATTTAGTAGCATTCACTTATTTCGTTTAAGatcgtgttttctttttccttttcttattgGAGTTCCCAAAGAATATAACGTGATAGTATGAGATGACTTTCATATCCATATAGTTCCTTGCTTTTGTATAATTTCACGAGATTTGGAACTAAACGCGAGCAATTCGTGGTACTGATTACACCTTATAGCTGAGGTCACGAGTTCCCCTCCGTGCAGTAATGTTTACTCTGTTCTCCTTATGAACCGCAGCTGTACCCACACCGCTTATTGTCAACTTATAGTTCTTACCTTAACAAGACCTAATTGCCACTTAGAGAcaacatatcacgaatctgacgtggtgagggaatccgcgaaAAGAGCTGGAGATGTAGTTGTAGGTTGTGGGATTCGGGGTGGTTTCGCTCgtctctccttaatcgtcgtaGAAGAAACGACGTGGAAcccacttttttcattacgAGGTATGTACGTTAGTAGCCTATTCGCTTCCTCCACTTGAATATGCTAGTGAGAGTACATCACTATCATTGACAGCTCCCACTTGGATTTAGCGCATTCACAatggtggcgcgctgcaactgaGGTCGTTTTCCACACCAATTCTTACGACagttagggagagatgagtggaaccaccttGAATTCTGCAGTCTACAATCTCACATCTTGCTTCTATCacggattccctcatcacgtcagattcgtggtatgctgtcttcagAGTTGCTCACGGGGTACGATGGGAGACTAGTGAATATAATAAAGTTCATATATGTAGATGACAATTGTATTTTTTGCACAGTTATGTTGTCATGCTATAACCATCGATTCAAACGAATCGATGTAGAAAAATGCCGTTAGCCTCCCTCTGCCTTAGACGAAAAAACCATATCCTAAAATGTGACAAGAATCACTACAATATTCTCTGAGAACGTCCGATTTGTGGTTTGCTACGTTTAAATGATCAATTCGACTCATTAAAACTCCAACACAAAAGAATCAGAAACTGGATCGTACGATGTGAAACCGTATTGCCACCAATAAATATTGATCCTGATGGCATCACTAAAGAAGAGGAAATCCCATTACAGTAAGTGTTCATTTTGTTCTAAGGTCATTTCCTAGGTATTTTTCTTTAGGAGGATAAacacgatgaaaaaaaaaaccatcggCGATGTgtaatcttctttttctaaccAACCTTTTTCCTaactaaaaatgttttcaaaattatttggcTGACGCGAACTCGGTGCAGGGGCATTTCACTGCGATACCTAGCTATTTGTTCCAGAATCTGAAGGTTGCCTCCGAATGGTTCGTTGATTTAAGTCCCTTCCCACTCTATCATATGCAAATGAACAACAACCtttgaaaaacattgattttcgaccgatCAGGTTTCAAGAAAATACAGATAAACAACTTTTAAATCTTTTCACACCGAAaggaatgaagaaagatcttagagaaaaaaacgacctTATAAAaatagagtagaaaaaaagtaaaggagtAAAATAGagaagtaaaaagaagaataaattctTGAAGGAATTGGAGTGGCTTGGCTTCCCTGGCTTGTCGCGGTCTACTCTTGCAGATTCTGTTCTCGCTATTCCATCGCTAATGGTCAGGATCTCGAAACTGCCAGCATGGCAACTGATACATACATTGTCAGCATAGGTAAAACCGATAAAATAAATCtagcgaaacaaaaaaaaactaaactagcGGTGTCTAGTTTCAAAAACCCTCATATTAAACCTATACTTATACTTTTCCAATTCGTCCACAAGAATTGTATCATTGCTAAGCAAGCTTGCTAAGCAATGATACAATTCTTGTGGACGAATTGGAAAATGAATTAGCACTTTTAATTGAGACCGACAGTTGATTAAGCAAGTTTTCTTTATCTC is part of the Necator americanus strain Aroian chromosome V, whole genome shotgun sequence genome and encodes:
- a CDS encoding hypothetical protein (NECATOR_CHRV.G19717.T4); translated protein: MVVVAEIVVKNGACSVLSDVIFVFGATKTDEQKEDTPLDEENVVQNRLGIACYLHMEKGEKVAARLKRTTYNSTGKVESRVSHCIRMQSQIMSAYSDGINLTAIGQQKELGKFQSEYYFDLIMSPGLIGFRAYAAIRNHDNEVMVNEFDQDVMQLEIAEAESGDKNVAVDAH
- a CDS encoding hypothetical protein (NECATOR_CHRV.G19717.T3), which produces MVVVAEIVVKNGACSVLSDVIFVFGATKTDEQKEDTPLDEENVVQNRLGIACYLHMVASCFFVMGLLTAIASSYLLISSGKGREGCCQTKKDYLQQHRWNHESRTVFACSRKSCRPIVQKELGKFQSEYYFDLIMSPGLIGFRAYAAIRNHDNEVMVNEFDQDVMQLEIAEAESGDKNVAVDAH
- a CDS encoding hypothetical protein (NECATOR_CHRV.G19717.T1): MQLLNVIQTPVLKDTAQCVDLIRLGLAWCTWNNIGGWRGEKRNLVGYAWYQRPRTIFTPLKKTSLSKRQANKEVSPKPRWHNKKKHKIIYGFYSDLFDSHVRLPPHHLREDGQVIPEVLPSEVRHAIMSVRNRTAPGPDRIRPEHLKSLPPVLINTLARLFTRYLSECKVPKQWKISKTVLLYKKGDPHDIGNYRPICLLSVIYKVFTRVILNRNEKVLDEGQPCKQAGFREGFSTTDHIHTVSKLIEVSREYKMPLCLTFIDLKKAFDSVETEAVVEALDNQGVPTQYIKVLRELYSNFTTGISPFYKNIIIDVKRGVRQGDTISPKIFTATLENAMRKLEWDDIGVKVDGRQLHHLRFADDIVLITPSISQPERMLTEFDETCGCIGLQLNLQRCRELNMMNDLTPELGRRRRAAWGAYKSIEDVVKKTRNTRLRAHLFNTTVLPALTYASETWAFRKQEENAVSVIERAIERVMLGVSRSTQVKDGIRSSLLRQRSKIRDAAAFAKESKIRWARHVMRFNDNRWTRAVSNWVPRDIKRTTGRPPTQWSDFFTKSFKEKYDALRVPRERRNHWATLARDRDKWKNYWRPLDQFEDQRESRNYESAGALRASPQESGVVRVSGACSVLSDVIFVFGATKTDEQKEDTPLDEENVVQNRLGIACYLHMVASCFFVMGLLTAIASSYLLISSGKGREGCCQTKKDYLQQHRWNHESRTVFACSRKSCRPIVVIEDDSV
- a CDS encoding hypothetical protein (NECATOR_CHRV.G19717.T2), whose protein sequence is MDNIDEESDRLVEHLHDCSRRGAARAAGNQELTSELAGLCREAIKEDLEEGRAEVLAEAAEAGKSIPYARREFGQSQDEDDCSPEPKGNSHCIEKGDGENHLQSPSLAWCTWNNIGGWRGEKRNLVGYAWYQRPRTIFTPLKKTSLSKRQANKEVSPKPRWHNKKKHKIIYGFYSDLFDSHVRLPPHHLREDGQVIPEVLPSEVRHAIMSVRNRTAPGPDRIRPEHLKSLPPVLINTLARLFTRYLSECKVPKQWKISKTVLLYKKGDPHDIGNYRPICLLSVIYKVFTRVILNRNEKVLDEGQPCKQAGFREGFSTTDHIHTVSKLIEVSREYKMPLCLTFIDLKKAFDSVETEAVVEALDNQGVPTQYIKVLRELYSNFTTGISPFYKNIIIDVKRGVRQGDTISPKIFTATLENAMRKLEWDDIGVKVDGRQLHHLRFADDIVLITPSISQPERMLTEFDETCGCIGLQLNLQRCSCGTDGSRMPHSRSTERTYPNAPATFI
- a CDS encoding hypothetical protein (NECATOR_CHRV.G19718.T1), with the translated sequence MMNDLTPELGRRRRAAWGAYKSIEDVVKKTRNTRLRAHLFNTTVLPALTYASETWAFRKQEENAVSVIERAIERVMLGVSRSTQVKDGIRSSLLRQRSKIRDAAAFAKESKIRWARHVMRFNDNRWTRAVSNWVPRDIKRTTGRPPTQWSDFFTKSFKEKYDALRVPRERRNHWATLARDRDKWKNYWRPLDQFEDQRESR